One segment of Mus caroli chromosome 6, CAROLI_EIJ_v1.1, whole genome shotgun sequence DNA contains the following:
- the Gabarapl1 gene encoding gamma-aminobutyric acid receptor-associated protein-like 1, whose product MKFQYKEDHPFEYRKKEGEKIRKKYPDRVPVIVEKAPKARVPDLDKRKYLVPSDLTVGQFYFLIRKRIHLRPEDALFFFVNNTIPPTSATMGQLYEDNHEEDYFLYVAYSDESVYGK is encoded by the exons ATGAAGTTCCAGTATAAGGAGGACCACCCCTTCGAGTATCGGAAAAAGGAAGGTGAAAAGATTAGGAAGAAATACCCGGACCGGGTGCCG GTCATCGTGGAGAAGGCTCCTAAAGCCAGGGTCCCTGATCTGGATAAGAGGAAGTACCTTGTGCCCTCCGACCTCACTG TTGGCCAGTTCTACTTCTTAATCCGGAAGAGGATCCACCTGAGACCTGAGGACGCCTTATTCTTCTTTGTCAACAACACCATCCCTCCCACCAGTGCTACCATGGGCCAGCTGTATGAG GACAACCACGAGGAAGACTATTTTCTGTATGTGGCCTACAGTGATGAAAGTGTCTATGGAAAATGA